One genomic segment of Ipomoea triloba cultivar NCNSP0323 chromosome 9, ASM357664v1 includes these proteins:
- the LOC116029999 gene encoding cyclase-like protein 2, with translation MDNLSVLLICAVAHVMLASVFSVAGSTVTAYPPPYGLESAASSASFHSSSDDNLIPVRREVYGNGRIFDITHTLRPEMPSWGSEEGLGQFLWLPASMKNGSEANNSEMKLPTHTGTHIDAPGHVYDHYFDAGFDVDTLDLEVLNGPALVVDVPRDKNITAEVMKSLNIPKGVKRVLFRTLNTDRRLMWKKAFDTSYVGFMKDGAQWLVDNTDIKLVGIDYLSVAAYDDLIPSHLVFLKDREVILVEALKLDDIELGIYNVHCLPLRMLGAEGSPIRCILIK, from the exons ATGGATAATCTCTCCGTCCTGCTAATATGCGCCGTGGCGCACGTAATGCTCGCTTCGGTTTTCTCCGTCGCCGGCTCGACGGTCACGGCCTACCCTCCTCCATACGGACTCGAAAGCGCCGCTAGCTCCGCCAGCTTCCATTCTTCATCTGATGATAATCTCATCCCCGTTCGCCGTGAGGTCTACGGAAATGGTCGGATCTTCGATATCACTCACACTTTACGCCCTGAAATGCCGTCCTGGGGTTCCGAAGAGGGACTCGGTCAGTTCCTGTGGCTGCCGGCGAGTATGAAGAACGGTTCTGAGGCGAACAACTCCGAGATGAAGCTCCCTACTCACACCGGTACTCATATTGATGCCCCTGGCCATGTGTATGATCACTATTTCGATGCTGGCTTCGATGTCGATACTCTTGACCTTGAAGTTCTCAACG GTCCTGCCTTGGTAGTTGATGTTCCGAGGGACAAGAATATAACTG CTGAAGTGATGAAGTCCTTAAATATTCCGAAGGGAGTGAAGCGAGTACTTTTCAGAACACTGAATACAGACAG GCGTCTTATGTGGAAGAAAGCATTTGATACAAGCTATGTGGGATTCATGAAGGATGGAGCACAGTGGCTTGTGGACAACACTGACATTAAACTTGTTG GAATTGATTACTTATCCGTTGCTGCATATGACGACCTGATTCCTTCCCATCTAGTTTTCCTCAAAGACAGG GAAGTTATTCTTGTGGAAGCCCTGAAGCTTGATGATATCGAACTTGGGATATATAATGTTCACTGCTTACCCTTGCGGATGCTTGGTGCCGAGGGATCACCCATTAGATGCATTCTCATAAAGTGA